Below is a window of Leptospiraceae bacterium DNA.
CCATTTTAATTGAAGATGAATTCTATCGAGCGAAGCAAGGTGTATAAATAAAAGAAGGAGTAAAAAGTATCGGGCAATCATTGGGTAGTTCTCTATTATCTGCACTTTACATTAAGTCCTAAAAATCTGCGGCTAACGACCAACTAATTCCCCGCCCTGTGACTGTCACTCCATTTGGATTGGTTCCGGCAGAGTAGATTGGACCTTAGGTTAAATCACCATTAGCCTGGTTGATAAGAAAATAATTGATAGTCCCACCGTTCCAGCTTACACCATAAATAAATTTCCCAGAAGGATCAGGGAATAACCGAACCCAATTGTTTGCACCTGAGGTTACATTTGTTGTAATAGTCAATGCTCCTGTTGATTGGTTAATCGTCATTACTCCTATTTGTGCGGTGTCCCTTGTAAAATAAAGATATTTGCCAGTTGAATCTACACTAATTGATTCCAATCCAGGATACTGGTAGCATAAGAATTTACGTAGGTCAAAAGACCTGTAGTAGGATGGATCGTAAAGAGAGCGATAGCATTTGAAGCAAAATTTGCTGAATACATATAAGTATTGGTTGGATCAATTTCTACTGTTCTAGGATCACCCCCGACCGTGGATACAGGACCTCCTACCTGTGTTAGAGCACCTGTTGCTTGATTGATCGAATAACTAAAAATCTGAGTCGTTCCATTGCTTACTGCATAGGCGAATTTTCCTTCTCGATCTACTCTTACATAGTATGTGTTCGAGCCAGCCCCAACAGAGCCTACCGAATTTAAAGTTCCGTCTGTATTTATGGAGAAATAGGAAATGGTTCCTCCATTATTTGCTACGTAAGCAAATTTTCCGGTGGGATGAATGAAAACAAACTCTGACTTGGTTGCTACCGGACCTCCCACTAATGTAATGCCTCCTGTTGTAGGATTAATTGAAAAGGCTCTAATCTCACTACTTCCTTTTGAAACTA
It encodes the following:
- a CDS encoding beta-propeller fold lactonase family protein, which gives rise to MESISVDSTGKYLYFTRDTAQIGVMTINQSTGALTITTNVTSGANNWVRLFPDPSGKFIYGVSWNGGTINYFLINQANGDLT